In Streptomyces puniciscabiei, a single genomic region encodes these proteins:
- a CDS encoding FAD-binding and (Fe-S)-binding domain-containing protein, with product MTDHAGLEGLEAELRGAVRGEVGFDTTSRALVTMDASNYRRVPAGVVAPRDADDVAAVLEVCRARGVPVVARGGGTSIAGQATGTGVVLDFTRHMNGLLELDPGTRTAVVQPGLVLDRLQEAAAPHGLRFGPDPSTHSRCTLGGMIGNNSCGSHSVAWGTTADSVRELSVVTVRGRRLRLGRDWAGAPDGLRELAEGELARLRTGFPELPRRISGYALDALLPEKGADVARSFCGSEGTLALLTEAVVQLVRAPRARALAVLAYGDESAAAEAAAGLLPLGPLTVEGMAADLVRTPAGLPEGGAWLFVETGGESAAEARARAEAIVRAADVDDSLVVTDPAAQRTLWRIREDASGTATRMPDGSEAWPGWEDCAVPPARLGAYLRDFRALLSAHGLRGTPYGHFGDGCIHVRIDFDLLTGPGIGRFRRFSEELADLVVAHGGSLSGEHGDGQARAELLPRMYGAETVRLFERAKAVWDPDDLLNPGMLVRPAPLDANLRFSVLPAKPVDVAFGYPADEGDFRAAVRRCVGVAKCRTTSVSGPAVMCPSFRATGEEEHSTRGRARLLHEMLAGELVTDGWRSTEVRDALDLCLSCKGCRSDCPVGVDMATYKAEFLHHHYAGRRRPAAHLTMGRLPQWLRWVARTRTAPLLNALASVRPLARAGKRLGGIAAERDIPRLAARTFTGWWRGGRPVRGGAGEQVPGGSGPGDLVVLWPDTFTEHLSPSVGRAAVRVLEAAGLRVALPPTLLPRGARIGGRGLGDGRTRSAAALLTARRARVCCGLTYVSTGQLDRARTVLRRTLDLMEPVLRAGVPVVVLEPSCAAALRTDLPELLHDDPRAARLASAVVTFAEALQRHAPHWTPPAVDRPVAGQTHCHQHAVLGDTPDRRLRESAGLTGELSGGCCGLAGNFGFEKGHFEVSRACAEEQLLPAVRAAPERTVILADGFSCRTQLQQLAGVRGRHLAEVLAQALDQETRGSE from the coding sequence ATGACGGATCACGCGGGTCTCGAAGGTCTCGAAGCGGAGCTGCGCGGCGCCGTCCGGGGCGAGGTCGGTTTCGACACCACCTCCCGGGCGCTGGTCACCATGGACGCGTCCAACTACCGGCGGGTGCCGGCGGGCGTCGTGGCGCCGAGAGACGCCGACGACGTGGCCGCCGTCCTGGAGGTCTGCCGGGCGCGCGGAGTACCGGTGGTGGCGCGCGGCGGGGGCACGTCGATCGCCGGGCAGGCGACCGGCACCGGCGTGGTGCTGGACTTCACCCGGCACATGAACGGCCTGCTGGAGCTCGACCCCGGCACCCGTACGGCCGTCGTCCAACCGGGGCTCGTCCTCGACCGGCTCCAGGAGGCCGCCGCGCCGCACGGTCTGCGCTTCGGCCCCGACCCCTCCACGCACAGCCGGTGCACGCTCGGCGGGATGATCGGCAACAACTCCTGCGGCTCCCACTCGGTCGCCTGGGGCACGACCGCCGACAGTGTGCGGGAGCTGTCCGTCGTCACCGTGCGCGGGCGCCGGCTGCGGCTCGGCCGGGACTGGGCCGGGGCACCGGACGGGCTGCGCGAGCTGGCGGAGGGCGAACTGGCGCGGCTGCGCACCGGCTTCCCGGAGCTGCCCCGCCGTATCTCCGGGTATGCGCTGGACGCGCTGCTGCCCGAGAAGGGCGCCGATGTCGCCCGCTCCTTCTGCGGATCCGAGGGCACCCTCGCCCTCCTCACCGAGGCCGTCGTCCAGCTGGTGCGGGCCCCACGCGCGCGTGCCCTGGCCGTGCTGGCGTACGGCGACGAGAGCGCCGCCGCCGAGGCCGCCGCCGGACTCCTGCCGCTCGGCCCGCTGACGGTGGAGGGCATGGCGGCCGACCTGGTGCGCACACCGGCCGGACTGCCCGAGGGGGGTGCCTGGCTGTTCGTGGAGACCGGAGGGGAGTCGGCGGCCGAGGCACGCGCCCGTGCCGAGGCGATCGTCCGCGCGGCCGACGTCGACGACTCCCTGGTGGTGACCGACCCGGCAGCCCAGCGGACCCTGTGGCGCATCCGCGAGGACGCGAGCGGCACGGCCACCCGTATGCCCGACGGCAGTGAGGCCTGGCCCGGTTGGGAGGACTGCGCGGTGCCGCCCGCCCGGCTCGGCGCCTATCTGCGGGACTTCCGCGCCCTGCTGTCGGCGCACGGCCTGCGCGGCACGCCGTACGGCCACTTCGGTGACGGCTGCATCCACGTCCGCATCGACTTCGACCTGCTCACCGGGCCCGGCATCGGCCGCTTCCGCCGCTTCTCCGAGGAACTGGCCGACCTGGTGGTGGCCCACGGCGGCTCCCTGTCCGGGGAGCACGGCGACGGGCAGGCCCGCGCGGAGCTGCTGCCGCGCATGTACGGCGCGGAGACGGTCCGGCTCTTCGAGCGGGCCAAGGCGGTCTGGGACCCCGACGACCTCCTCAACCCCGGCATGCTGGTCCGCCCGGCCCCGCTGGATGCGAACCTTCGCTTCTCCGTCCTGCCGGCGAAGCCCGTCGACGTGGCCTTCGGCTACCCGGCCGACGAAGGCGACTTCCGCGCCGCCGTCCGCCGCTGCGTCGGCGTCGCCAAGTGCCGTACGACGTCCGTGTCCGGCCCCGCCGTGATGTGCCCGTCCTTCCGTGCGACCGGCGAGGAGGAGCACTCCACGCGCGGCCGGGCCCGGCTGCTGCACGAGATGCTGGCCGGTGAACTGGTCACCGACGGCTGGCGCTCGACGGAGGTCCGTGACGCCCTCGACCTGTGTCTGTCCTGCAAGGGCTGCCGCTCGGACTGCCCGGTCGGCGTCGACATGGCCACCTACAAGGCCGAGTTCCTGCACCACCACTACGCCGGCCGGCGCCGTCCCGCCGCCCACCTCACCATGGGCCGGCTGCCGCAGTGGCTGCGCTGGGTCGCCCGCACCCGCACGGCCCCGCTGCTCAACGCCCTCGCCTCGGTACGCCCGTTGGCCCGGGCCGGCAAGCGTCTGGGCGGGATCGCGGCCGAGCGGGATATTCCCCGGCTGGCGGCGCGGACGTTCACCGGCTGGTGGCGCGGCGGGAGGCCGGTCCGCGGCGGTGCCGGGGAGCAGGTGCCGGGGGGCTCGGGCCCGGGGGACCTGGTCGTGCTCTGGCCGGACACCTTTACCGAGCATCTGTCGCCCTCCGTCGGCCGGGCCGCCGTGCGCGTACTGGAGGCCGCCGGGCTGCGGGTGGCCCTGCCGCCGACGCTGCTGCCGCGCGGGGCGAGGATCGGCGGGCGCGGGCTCGGCGACGGCCGGACCAGGTCGGCCGCCGCGCTGCTCACCGCCCGCCGGGCACGGGTCTGCTGCGGCCTCACCTACGTCTCCACCGGCCAGCTCGACCGCGCCCGTACGGTCCTGCGGCGCACGCTGGACCTGATGGAGCCGGTGCTGCGGGCCGGGGTCCCGGTCGTCGTCCTGGAGCCCAGCTGTGCCGCGGCCCTCCGCACCGACCTGCCCGAGCTGCTGCACGACGACCCGCGCGCGGCCCGGCTCGCCTCCGCCGTCGTCACCTTCGCCGAGGCCCTGCAGCGGCACGCCCCGCACTGGACCCCGCCCGCCGTGGACCGTCCGGTCGCCGGCCAGACCCACTGCCATCAGCACGCGGTGCTCGGCGACACCCCCGACCGCAGACTGCGCGAGTCCGCCGGGCTCACCGGCGAGCTGAGCGGCGGCTGCTGCGGCCTCGCGGGCAACTTCGGCTTCGAGAAGGGCCACTTCGAGGTGTCCAGGGCCTGCGCGGAGGAACAGCTCCTGCCCGCGGTCCGCGCAGCTCCCGAGCGGACGGTGATCCTGGCCGACGGCTTCTCCTGCCGCACCCAGCTGCAACAGCTGGCCGGGGTGCGGGGGCGGCACCTGGCGGAGGTACTGGCGCAGGCGCTGGATCAGGAGACCAGGGGCTCGGAGTGA
- a CDS encoding lipid II:glycine glycyltransferase FemX: MSLTLRTISPAEHLAFVAGRPSVSHLQVPSWGDVKAEWKAESLGWFEPDGRLVGVGLVLLRPLPRIRRYLAYLPEGPVIDWDTPELERWLEPMLAHLKGLGAFSVKMGPPVVTRRWSPEAVKAAIADPDAHRLRDVPPTSSEQRGADLAERLRRMGWRQSEPGGEEGFAAGQPRYVCQVPLAGRSLDDIQRGLNQQWRRNIKKAEKAGVKVVRGGYEDLPVFYRLYTETAERDRFLPRPLSYFQRMWTALTAEDPDRMRLYLAHHDGDVLAAATMLTVGGHVWYSYGASTARKREVQPNNAMQWRMMCDAHELGAHVYDFRGITDTLEESDHLLGLLRFKVGAGGEAVEYVGEWDLPLNRLLHTALGLYLARR, from the coding sequence ATGTCCCTCACCCTGCGGACCATCTCCCCTGCCGAGCACCTCGCCTTCGTGGCGGGCCGCCCCTCCGTCAGTCATCTGCAGGTGCCGTCGTGGGGGGACGTGAAAGCGGAGTGGAAGGCGGAGAGCCTCGGGTGGTTCGAGCCGGACGGGCGGCTCGTCGGGGTCGGGCTGGTGCTGCTCAGGCCGCTGCCGAGGATCAGGCGCTACCTGGCCTATCTGCCGGAGGGGCCGGTCATCGACTGGGACACGCCCGAGCTGGAGCGCTGGCTGGAGCCGATGCTCGCCCATCTCAAGGGGCTGGGCGCGTTCTCGGTGAAGATGGGCCCGCCCGTGGTGACCCGGCGCTGGAGTCCCGAGGCGGTCAAGGCCGCGATCGCCGACCCGGACGCGCACCGGCTGCGGGACGTGCCGCCGACCTCGTCCGAGCAGCGCGGCGCCGACCTGGCCGAGCGGCTGCGCCGGATGGGCTGGCGGCAGTCGGAACCGGGCGGAGAGGAGGGCTTCGCCGCGGGCCAGCCCCGGTACGTCTGCCAAGTGCCGCTCGCCGGGCGGTCGTTGGACGACATCCAGCGGGGCCTCAACCAGCAGTGGCGGCGCAACATCAAGAAGGCGGAGAAGGCGGGGGTGAAGGTCGTCCGGGGCGGCTACGAGGACCTGCCGGTCTTCTACCGGCTGTACACCGAGACCGCCGAGCGCGACCGGTTCCTCCCGCGCCCGCTGTCGTACTTCCAGCGCATGTGGACCGCGCTCACCGCCGAGGACCCCGACCGGATGCGGCTGTACCTCGCCCACCACGACGGCGATGTCCTCGCCGCGGCCACGATGCTGACCGTCGGCGGGCACGTCTGGTATTCCTACGGCGCCTCCACCGCCCGCAAGCGCGAGGTGCAGCCGAACAACGCGATGCAGTGGCGGATGATGTGCGACGCCCACGAACTCGGCGCGCACGTCTACGACTTCCGGGGCATCACCGACACCCTGGAGGAGTCCGACCACCTCCTCGGCCTGCTGCGCTTCAAGGTGGGCGCGGGCGGCGAGGCCGTGGAGTACGTGGGCGAGTGGGACCTCCCGCTGAACCGCCTGCTGCACACGGCACTCGGCCTCTACCTGGCCCGGCGCTGA
- a CDS encoding EamA family transporter: MTATSSTAAPTSVTPLGRQSRFGSLGPVGLVLAGGISVQFGGALAVTLMPRAGAPGVVTLRLLAAAIVLLLVCRPRLRGHSRADWGTVIAFGIAMGAMNGLFYEAVARIPLGPAVTLEVLGPLTLSVLASRRAINALWAALALLGVFLLSGGGFGSLDPTGVGFALGAGAMWAVYILFSARTGRRFPQADGLALAMAVAAVLFLPIGIASAGSRLLNPTTVALGSAVALLSSVLPYTLELLALRRLPASTFAILMSLEPAIAATAGLLILGQSLSLPQAAAIALVIAASIGAVRTQVGRGKARVEPAPEA, encoded by the coding sequence GTGACCGCCACCTCCAGCACCGCAGCGCCCACCTCGGTCACCCCCCTCGGAAGGCAGAGCCGCTTCGGTTCGCTCGGCCCCGTGGGCCTGGTGCTGGCCGGCGGTATCTCGGTCCAGTTCGGCGGGGCCCTGGCGGTGACCCTGATGCCTCGCGCCGGTGCGCCGGGCGTGGTCACCCTCCGCCTCCTCGCCGCGGCGATCGTCCTCCTCCTGGTCTGCCGCCCCCGGCTGCGCGGCCACTCCCGCGCCGACTGGGGCACGGTGATCGCCTTCGGCATCGCCATGGGCGCGATGAACGGCCTCTTCTACGAGGCCGTCGCCCGCATCCCGCTGGGCCCGGCGGTCACCCTGGAGGTCCTGGGCCCCCTGACCCTCTCGGTCCTGGCCTCCCGCCGCGCGATCAACGCGCTGTGGGCGGCCCTGGCCCTGCTCGGCGTCTTCCTGCTGAGCGGCGGAGGCTTCGGCAGCCTCGACCCCACAGGTGTCGGATTCGCCCTGGGCGCCGGCGCCATGTGGGCGGTCTACATACTCTTCAGCGCCCGTACGGGCCGCCGCTTCCCCCAGGCGGACGGCCTGGCCCTGGCCATGGCCGTAGCGGCCGTCCTCTTCCTCCCGATCGGCATCGCCTCGGCGGGCTCCCGCCTCCTGAACCCCACCACCGTCGCCCTCGGTTCCGCCGTGGCCCTGCTCTCCTCGGTCCTCCCCTACACCCTCGAACTCCTGGCCCTGCGCCGCCTCCCCGCCTCCACCTTCGCGATCCTGATGAGCCTGGAACCGGCGATAGCGGCAACGGCCGGCTTGCTGATCCTCGGCCAGTCCCTCTCCCTGCCCCAGGCCGCCGCCATCGCGTTGGTCATCGCGGCGAGCATCGGCGCGGTCCGCACCCAGGTGGGGCGGGGCAAGGCCAGGGTCGAACCGGCCCCGGAGGCCTGA